One part of the Pseudomonadota bacterium genome encodes these proteins:
- the hisF gene encoding imidazole glycerol phosphate synthase subunit HisF → MLTVRIIPCLDVRDGRVVKGIRFQGLRDAGDPAEQAALYERQGADEITMLDVSATPEGRNTALGTVAAVRERISLPLTVGGGVRGVGDALALLAAGADKVGVNTAAVENPELIAEMADRFGSQCAVLAIDASARGGGGFEVMTHSGKRRTGIDAVEWAARAAELGAGEILLTSWDRDGTRSGYDLDLISAVAGAVGVPIVASGGASDASHMAEALRAGASAVLAASIFHYAEHTVGSLKAELAAMGIEVRR, encoded by the coding sequence ATGCTGACAGTGAGGATAATCCCCTGCCTCGACGTGCGCGACGGGCGCGTGGTGAAGGGGATCAGGTTCCAGGGGCTCAGGGACGCGGGCGACCCGGCTGAGCAGGCGGCGCTCTACGAGCGCCAGGGCGCGGACGAGATAACCATGCTCGACGTCTCCGCCACGCCGGAGGGCAGGAATACCGCCCTCGGGACAGTGGCCGCGGTCCGGGAGAGGATCTCGCTCCCGCTCACGGTCGGCGGCGGCGTGCGGGGCGTCGGGGATGCGCTCGCATTGCTCGCAGCCGGCGCGGACAAGGTGGGCGTGAACACCGCGGCTGTGGAAAACCCTGAGCTCATCGCCGAGATGGCCGATCGTTTCGGCAGCCAGTGCGCTGTCCTCGCGATCGACGCCTCGGCCCGGGGAGGCGGCGGCTTCGAGGTGATGACTCACTCGGGGAAGAGGCGGACCGGGATCGACGCGGTGGAGTGGGCGGCGAGGGCGGCGGAGCTCGGTGCTGGAGAGATACTCCTCACCTCCTGGGACCGCGACGGCACGAGGTCCGGATACGACCTTGACCTCATTTCCGCGGTGGCGGGCGCGGTCGGCGTGCCGATCGTAGCGTCGGGCGGAGCATCCGACGCATCGCACATGGCGGAGGCGTTGCGCGCCGGCGCCTCCGCGGTGCTGGCCGCGTCTATCTTCCACTACGCGGAGCACACCGTCGGATCGCTCAAGGCGGAGCTGGCCGCGATGGGAATCGAGGTGCGCAGATGA
- the hisH gene encoding imidazole glycerol phosphate synthase subunit HisH, with product MGRSDVTVVRTGSANLASVLAALRRLGAVASLTEEPSEVQRATHLVLPGVGTLAAAMRKLTEDRLVEPLRERVAAGRPTLAICLGMQMLLEGSEESDGVEGLCIVPGIAERFPKGVRVPQLGWNRIEVEAEAEILRDGYVYFANSYRLVAAPEGWCVASSDYGGRFVAAVERGSVIGCQFHPELSGEFGLGIIERWFKG from the coding sequence ATGGGGCGCTCCGATGTGACCGTTGTCAGGACCGGCAGCGCCAACCTCGCCTCGGTCCTCGCGGCCCTGAGAAGGCTCGGCGCGGTGGCGAGCCTCACCGAGGAGCCGTCTGAAGTGCAGCGCGCGACACATCTGGTGCTGCCGGGAGTGGGGACGCTCGCGGCCGCGATGCGAAAGCTCACGGAGGACAGGCTCGTGGAGCCGCTCAGGGAGAGGGTCGCGGCCGGAAGGCCCACGCTGGCGATCTGCCTCGGGATGCAGATGCTGCTCGAGGGGAGCGAGGAGAGCGACGGCGTTGAGGGGCTCTGCATCGTTCCGGGCATTGCCGAACGCTTTCCAAAAGGGGTTAGGGTGCCGCAGCTGGGATGGAACCGGATAGAGGTAGAGGCTGAGGCTGAGATTTTGAGGGATGGATATGTTTATTTCGCGAACTCGTATCGGCTGGTCGCTGCGCCGGAGGGCTGGTGCGTGGCCTCCTCCGACTACGGCGGCCGCTTCGTCGCGGCCGTAGAGCGCGGCAGCGTCATCGGCTGCCAGTTTCATCCGGAGCTCTCGGGGGAGTTCGGGCTGGGAATAATCGAAAGATGGTTCAAAGGTTAA